A window of the Fusarium poae strain DAOMC 252244 chromosome 3, whole genome shotgun sequence genome harbors these coding sequences:
- a CDS encoding hypothetical protein (TransMembrane:6 (i57-77o83-102i114-137o149-169i176-197o209-229i)), with amino-acid sequence MSPERAQQDQDGRDKEATLWTGQEDCSETKAHCYSATTKQDAARQAEMQFRQKFGDAGPLGLSGFAFATFLTALVNLNVRGVTIPNIVIGPALVYGGLAQLLSGMWDIANGNTVSATIACSYGCFWISYAISLIPSFHVRDAYPSDGDYNHANGLFLMGFFIFSVAITLCSMKSNVFSLTLCLLVNCTWLLLCLANLCTEESGAPNDVLLKCGGVTGLLVSFTAWYLMYEGLANRQNSFVVPANPDLPWNPSRRP; translated from the exons ATGTCGCCAGAACGAGCTCAGCAAGACCAGGATGGTAGGGATAAAGAGGCAACACTCTGGACTGGGCAAGAGGATTGTTCAGAGACAAAAGCCCATTGCTATTCAGCCACGACTAAACAAGATGCAGCCAGGCAAGCTGAGATGCAGTTTCGTCAGAAGTTTGGAGATGCTGGTCCTCTTGGCCTGTCTGGATTTGCCTTTGCGACATTTTTAACAGCCTTGGTCAATCTCAATGTTCGTGGTGTCACAATTCCCAACATTGTCATTGGACCGGCTCTGGTTTATGGAGGCCTTGCTCAACTACTCTCTGGCATGTG GGATATCGCGAATGGAAACACAGTCAGTGCAACCATTGCCTGTTCGTACGGCTGTTTCTGGATCTCGTACGCCATCAGCCTCATTCCCAGTTTCCACGTCAGGGATGCTTATCCTAGCGATGGTGACTACAACCACGCCAACGGACTATTTCTTATG GGATTCTTCATCTTTTCGGTGGCCATAACCTTGTGCTCCATGAAATCGAATGTCTTTTCTCTGACACTTTGCCTCCTTGTCAACTGCACCTGGCTGTTACTCTGCCTAGCTAATCTCTGCACTGAAGAGTCGGGCGCGCCCAATGATGTGCTCCTCAAGTGCGGTGGTGTCACCGGCTTGTTGGTTTCATTCACAGCGTGGTATCTTATGTATGAGGGCCTAGCAAATAGGCAGAACAG CTTTGTTGTACCTGCAAATCCTGACCTTCCTTGGAATCCAAGCCGACGACCGTGA
- a CDS encoding hypothetical protein (SECRETED:SignalP(1-21)) — translation MARHLGRSFVLTSTLFSFAHAGPCRPSASSEVIAPTTTATTTTETVDVTKSFSTTFSVSFTIETSQAESIATTDTAVAVGTSSEMSIITDSQIQTITTTTTSDVVSTTTFEASTTTAAPVQGCVNNLKNPAPGYAVCGTKGIPMVPSDDFLYLGKAAAGTRLDCYKSCAGNPNCLSFTVEENVSCELYAGSTGATGILDTPWKWYELDCFCNTV, via the coding sequence ATGGCTCGTCATCTTGGCCGTTCGTTTGTCTTAACTTCCACCCTGTTCTCCTTCGCCCATGCAGGACCATGTCGTCCCTCGGCAAGCTCAGAAGTTATAGCTCCAACCACCACCGCTACGACAACCACTGAGACGGTCGATGTAACCAAGTCTTTTAGCACCACCTTTTCTGTTTCATTCACTATCGAGACATCTCAAGCAGAGTCGATTGCTACCACCGACACCGCTGTAGCCGTTGGCACCAGCAGCGAGATGTCCATTATCACCGACAGTCAGATACAGACTATCACAACCACTACAACTTCTGATGTGGTTTCGACTACCACGTTCGAGGCTTCCACAACAACTGCCGCACCAGTCCAGGGTTGTGTCAACAATCTTAAGAATCCCGCACCTGGATATGCCGTTTGTGGCACCAAGGGAATTCCTATGGTGCCAAGTGACGACTTTCTGTATTTGGGAAAAGCTGCGGCTGGTACCAGACTCGATTGTTACAAATCGTGCGCGGGAAATCCCAACTGCCTGTCTTTCACCGTCGAGGAGAATGTATCTTGTGAATTGTATGCAGGCTCAACTGGGGCCACTGGTATACTAGACACGCCATGGAAGTGGTATGAGCTCGACTGCTTTTGCAATACAGTCTAG
- a CDS encoding hypothetical protein (TransMembrane:4 (o7-25i46-70o76-98i110-126o)) produces MGYAVDICIYSLGLILTFQGVVALLDPEGQFSLRGIKDMRSSKDMTSFASIYMLGVRDISVGVFIVAHHYVDNLTAVLTLLAILSFFKLGDAVVVIAVGDQSIRTKAIENMGMGVGLLGWLVYLANN; encoded by the coding sequence ATGGGTTACGCCGTCGACATTTGCATCTATAGCCTCGGCCTTATCTTAACATTCCAAGGCGTTGTCGCTCTGCTTGATCCAGAAGGGCAATTCAGTCTTCGAGGCATCAAAGACATGAGGTCCTCCAAAGACATGACCAGTTTCGCATCCATCTACATGCTTGGAGTTAGAGATATCTCCGTTGGTGTCTTCATCGTCGCCCATCACTACGTCGACAATTTAACGGCCGTGTTGACGTTGCTGGCTATTTTGAGCTTCTTCAAACTTGGCGACGCCGTTGTCGTGATTGCTGTCGGGGATCAGAGTATAAGAACAAAGGCAATTGAGAATATGGGCATGGGAGTTGGACTccttggttggttggtttaTCTGGCCAACAACTAA
- a CDS encoding hypothetical protein (SECRETED:SignalP(1-19)) encodes MTWHFHLLLVLALVCLVSASCSGKSDACSSNPILLRRINELNFQSASCNLKWKFGCTQPDKDGGTMQKPPAFPLCTTSDYPSGLLPVDAYTLSLQANTFSKGAANATLHGLWPSSAAGKGAKNQPYGCLNGEEFDEAILKTFDDLLKYFWPTNPQFKNTMQCFILSEWMKHGTCAVIPGADGEAFRLPQEAYFRTVFVLANEFNANPALQEQLKAPKPMADMEPTITTRCVQCAYLATVDWKGTDVASVPRMSGDCIDSCFSCGKDWDRCPPAQLESTIELDPRNAPPMESDSDSSDEDASFKVLGFAVPGLVNSDNISSWKGTWRSFGAEQLGSGKFEFAQTFTNNTMTVTTDSPYPQTCKYERRGPGELVLRCGSSNAHLEECLVQRLPDIGGLEAAFLACNHTGAPAPGSFFTAMDTPGCGNFLMFRCKASAAGCSFSPDASDDSKSSKSKTKAEPDLKTRYTSHSTPGIAGSPPKLLGSWRSLQVSSNYEKGLARWNFTADGQASMEWPNYPSRGVERYSVSHFQEDPSRVLLADASGSITNCRFRFQYQPIYSYATLDCGSLDQLVEDKESTQHTKWAMGRCNPCSASCRYSCSSDNNMCGAESCDPAESSQVDTSGAMYSLPAKDGHNWCTPEDSSCWPTTTAILELEQALDPTVPRLGLEWSNYPQPQPAPVPMGSVKNQSFYGLGIGGLKALYYYENINDMQRPCFSASGDITAWNDASDMCKAALHQNEYRNWNPFIVVFPLNERHIAAALTFAAQHRLCIATAGTGHEYNSRNSCPTGGILIRTILLKDKVFMPTWDQDPTIAPAGAFRFGAGSIFAEMHEFSSKYDRVVASGWCSTVGMVGFHLGGGHGPFAPSMGLGVDNVLEVEVLQVGRDAYDNPVVHKKIASRHQNPQLFWAMRGGGGGVWGIILSMTLRAHKVPDGGLSRVFISQKGNFCPGQQDFGYEWLRDMWGRFAAWQLRLNHKVSTQPAFFINTDNYKNGDLCKVTWSFNFEYFYTGGQTEKDYELFRDGLKDVLKNDTAQEDNYESAYKYLLSMPANKFSLNATNPLPASSPPSDAATGSQNSVLVSRQMMETKFASTMMDVLDICVKTLKTPDRTSPDPAGYRCGFHYLYTSMTGNLGSVQPKDTAISAGFRSALMLWNARTLTTQQADDTIYKLGPNSYFSESSYVMHNWTARYWGEKTYGQLLAVKKAHDPKNLFWCHHCVGDNPKDAYGEPLGASANAGKEDRLEDELRDEL; translated from the coding sequence ATGACTTGGCATTTCCACCTTTTGCTGGTGCTGGCGCTGGTCTGCCTAGTGAGTGCATCATGCTCTGGCAAGTCAGACGCCTGCTCCTCCAACCCAATTCTACTGCGAAGAATCAATGAACTCAACTTCCAATCCGCATCATGCAACCTCAAGTGGAAGTTTGGCTGCACTCAACCCGACAAGGACGGCGGGACGATGCAAAAACCGCCAGCCTTTCCATTGTGTACCACATCGGACTACCCCTCTGGACTGCTGCCCGTCGATGCCTACACGCTGTCATTACAGGCCAACACATTCAGTAAAGGTGCCGCTAATGCTACGCTGCACGGTTTGTGGCCTAGCTCAGCAGCCGGCAAGGGCGCCAAGAATCAGCCTTACGGGTGTCTCAACGGCGAGGAGTTCGATGAGGCAATCCTCAAAACCTTTGATGACTTATTGAAGTACTTTTGGCCGACAAATCCACAGTTTAAGAACACCATGCAATGCTTTATCCTGTCTGAATGGATGAAGCATGGCACCTGTGCCGTGATACCGGGTGCTGATGGTGAAGCGTTCAGGCTGCCACAAGAGGCTTACTTCCGCACCGTGTTTGTGCTGGCTAATGAGTTCAACGCAAACCCAGCCTTGCAAGAGCAGCTCAAGGCGCCGAAACCAATGGCAGATATGGAGCCGACTATCACGACCCGCTGTGTGCAGTGTGCATACCTGGCAACAGTAGACTGGAAAGGGACAGATGTGGCGAGCGTTCCTCGCATGTCGGGCGACTGTATTGATTCGTGCTTTTCATGTGGTAAGGACTGGGACAGATGTCCTCCAGCACAACTCGAAAGCACTATCGAGCTAGATCCCCGCAATGCACCACCTATGGAGAGTGATAGTGACAGCAGTGACGAAGACGCGAGCTTCAAGGTGCTGGGATTTGCTGTGCCCGGTCTTGTGAACAGCGACAACATCTCATCCTGGAAGGGCACCTGGCGCTCATTCGGAGCCGAGCAGCTGGGTTCCGGCAAGTTCGAGTTTGCCCAGACCTTCACTAACAACACAATGACTGTTACTACAGACAGTCCATACCCCCAGACGTGCAAGTATGAGCGACGTGGGCCTGGGGAACTGGTCCTGCGATGTGGCAGCAGTAATGCACACCTGGAAGAGTGTCTGGTGCAGCGGCTTCCGGACATTGGCGGGCTTGAAGCTGCCTTTCTAGCATGCAACCACACTGGGGCTCCAGCGCCAGGAAGCTTCTTCACTGCTATGGATACGCCTGGATGTGGCAACTTTCTCATGTTCCGCTGCAAGGCTTCAGCTGCAGGTTGTTCGTTTTCTCCAGATGCCTCAGACGACAGCAAGTCATCCAagtccaagaccaaggctgAGCCCGACCTCAAGACCCGTTATACCAGTCACTCCACTCCAGGTATTGCTGGATCACCACCCAAGCTGCTAGGTTCATGGCGCTCGCTCCAGGTGTCGAGCAACTATGAAAAGGGTCTGGCACGATGGAACTTTACTGCCGACGGCCAGGCATCAATGGAGTGGCCGAATTACCCTAGCCGTGGTGTTGAGCGTTACTCCGTCTCGCACTTTCAGGAGGATCCCAGCCGGGTGCTCCTCGCTGATGCCAGTGGTAGCATTACCAACTGTCGCTTCAGGTTTCAGTACCAGCCTATATACTCCTACGCAACACTGGATTGTGGATCACTGGACCAGCTGGTAGAAGACAAGGAGAGCACGCAGCACACAAAATGGGCCATGGGTCGATGCAACCCGTGCAGCGCTTCCTGTCGCTATTCATGCAGCTCTGACAACAACATGTGCGGTGCTGAGTCTTGTGACCCGGCCGAGTCTTCTCAAGTTGATACTTCTGGTGCCATGTACTCGCTCCCAGCCAAAGATGGTCATAACTGGTGCACGCCTGAAGACTCTAGCTGCTGGCCGACTACGACAGCCATCCTCGAACTGGAGCAGGCTCTGGACCCTACTGTACCACGGCTTGGACTTGAATGGAGCAACTACCCACAACCGCAACCAGCCCCAGTACCAATGGGCTCTGTCAAGAACCAGTCATTTTATGGTCTAGGTATCGGGGGACTAAAGGCACTATACTACTACGAGAACATCAACGACATGCAGCGCCCTTGCTTCAGTGCATCTGGAGACATTACTGCCTGGAACGATGCATCGGACATGTGCAAGGCAGCACTTCATCAGAACGAGTACCGCAATTGGAACCCTTTCATTGTTGTCTTTCCGCTCAACGAGCGCCATATCGCTGCTGCCCTGACATTTGCTGCCCAGCACCGTCTGTGCATCGCCACTGCTGGAACTGGCCACGAGTACAATAGCCGCAACTCATGCCCGACCGGAGGCATACTCATCCGTACTATCTTGCTCAAGGACAAGGTCTTTATGCCTACCTGGGACCAGGATCCTACTATCGCCCCTGCTGGCGCATTCCGCTTTGGCGCCGGTTCCATCTTTGCTGAGATGCACGAGTTCTCTTCCAAGTATGATCGCGTTGTCGCATCGGGCTGGTGCTCCACCGTTGGCATGGTTGGTTTCCATCTCGGTGGTGGTCATGGACCCTTTGCGCCGTCTATGGGTCTCGGCGTTGACAACGTGTTGGAGGTTGAAGTTCTCCAGGTCGGTCGCGACGCCTACGACAATCCTGTCGTTCATAAGAAGATTGCCAGTCGACACCAAAATCCCCAGCTCTTCTGGGCCATGCGCGGTGGAGGAGGTGGAGTCTGGGGCATTATCCTCTCCATGACACTTCGGGCTCACAAGGTACCCGATGGCGGTCTCAGCCGTGTGTTCATCTCCCAGAAGGGTAATTTCTGCCCGGGTCAGCAGGACTTCGGCTACGAGTGGTTACGCGACATGTGGGGTCGCTTTGCTGCATGGCAGCTACGGCTTAACCACAAGGTCAGTACGCAGCctgccttcttcatcaacacCGACAACTACAAGAATGGCGACCTCTGCAAAGTCACTTGGTCCTTCAACTTCGAGTATTTCTATACTGGTGGTCAGACAGAAAAGGACTACGAGCTTTTCCGCGATGGTCTCAAAGACGTCCTGAAGAACGACACCGCCCAGGAGGACAACTATGAGTCGGCTTACAAGTACCTTCTCTCCATGCCAGCCAACAAGTTTTCACTCAACGCTACGAACCCTCTGCCAGCGTCAAGTCCGCCCTCCGATGCAGCCACTGGGTCTCAGAACTCAGTCCTTGTTTCACGACAGATGATGGAGACAAAGTTCGCCTCGACCATGATGGATGTGCTGGACATCTGCGTAAAGACACTGAAAACTCCTGACCGAACATCACCAGATCCAGCGGGCTACCGTTGCGGTTTCCACTATCTCTACACATCAATGACTGGCAATCTTGGCAGCGTGCAGCCCAAAGACACAGCCATCTCCGCGGGCTTCCGCTCAGCGCTTATGCTGTGGAACGCACGTACCTTGACAACGCAGCAGGCTGATGACACGATATATAAGCTTGGTCCAAACAGCTATTTCTCCGAGAGCTCGTATGTAATGCATAACTGGACAGCAAGGTACTGGGGCGAGAAGACGTATGGGCAGTTGCTGGCTGTGAAGAAGGCGCACGACCCGAAGAATCTTTTCTGGTGCCATCATTGTGTTGGGGATAATCCGAAAGACGCTTATGGAGAGCCGCTAGGTGCTTCAGCTAATGCTGGCAAAGAGGATCGGTTGGAGGATGAGTTAAGGGACGAGTTGTAG
- a CDS encoding hypothetical protein (TransMembrane:7 (o27-46i53-73o85-108i129-146o166-188i209-229o244-264i)) has protein sequence MDMYQRDATADAGDAGGFKLYHYDPSMAGGVIFTLLFIGTTIFHTWQLYRGRSWFTIPLAIGGLLEVIGYAARCKSANETPNWELGPYIIQSIFLLVAPALFAATIYMELGRIVEMIDGEGRVMISKKWMTKIFVTGDMLSFFLQGGGGGYQSSGTLEALDAGAKIIIAGLFVQLIFFGVFIIIAISFHRAILQNPTGRSTTGIPWKKHMMVLYICSFLIMVRSLFRAIEYLQGNSGFLLQHEIYLYIFDALLMFLVMVIFNWFHPSEITAILDERSAGKGYSMGAFTSCA, from the exons atGGACATGTACCAACGCGATGCAACGGCTGATGCCGGAGACGCGGGTGGCTTCAAGCTGTATCACTACGACCCTTCAATGGCTGGCGGCGTCATCTTTACTCTCCTTTTCATCGGCACCACAATCTTTCACACCTGGCAACTTTACCGCGGACGGTCCTGGTTTACGATACCTTTAGCGATTGGTGGTTTAC TTGAGGTTATTGGATACGCTGCTCGATGCAAATCTGCCAACGAAACCCCGAATTGGGAATTGGGCCCTTACATTATCCAAAGTATCTTTCTACTCGTCGCTCCTGCACTTTTCGCCGCTACTATCTACATGGAGCTTGGTAGAATTGTCGAGATGATTGATGGAGAAGGGCGAGTGATGATCAGCAAGAAATGGATGACCAAGATCTTTGTGACTGGAGACATGCTTTCGTTTTTTCTGCAGGGTGGAG GTGGCGGCTATCAATCTTCTGGTACACTCGAGGCTTTGGACGCTGGCGCTAAGATCATCATCGCCGGTTTATTCGTCCAACTGATCTTCTTCGgagtcttcatcatcatcgccatctcATTCCATCGAGCTATACTCCAGAATCCGACAGGTCGATCAACCACCGGAATTCCCTGGAAGAAGCACATGATGGTTCTTTACATTTGCAGTTTCCTTATCATGGTGCGATCTCTTTTCAGGGCGATTGAGTATTTACAGGGCAACAGTGGTTTCTTGCTCCAGCACGAGATTTATCTCTACATCTTTGACGCGCTGTTGATGTTCCTTGTCATGGTAATCTTCAACTGGTTCCACCCTTCTGAGATAACTGCTATTTTGGACGAGAGGAGTGCTGGTAAAGGGTATAGCATGGGAGCATTTACCTCGTGCGCTTAA
- a CDS encoding hypothetical protein (TransMembrane:7 (o20-41i48-66o78-103i115-139o159-181i202-220o240-260i)) codes for MADPSYDADAFDFKLYRYGPSLPAAVVSVVIFAILTAAHAWRLFRVRAYYFTAFTIGGLFETIGYAGRIWSHFDKESIGGFVVQAILILVAPALFAASIYMILGRLIRTIGGSHLSLIPVQWVTRIFVTGDVIAFGLQAGGGGIQSAGTLELYELGEKIIIAGLFVQIVVFGFFVVTSFLFHWRLTKCPTPESLRGVVPWRRYLYVLYVSSFLILVRSIFRVVEYLQGNKGYLISHEVYLYVFDAILMALVMAILVVWYVESLQMNIKTSDAENVELSAYETFELSDDRQRRK; via the exons ATGGCCGACCCTTCTTACGACGCCGATGCGTTTGACTTCAAGCTCTACCGCTACGGCCCATCACTCCCAGCCGCAGTCGTTAGTGTTGTTATTTTCGCCATTCTCACAGCAGCTCACGCATGGAGATTATTCCGTGTACGGGCTTACTACTTTACGGCTTTTACAATCGGTGGCCTCT TCGAAACGATAGGTTACGCTGGTAGAATATGGAGTCACTTCGATAAAGAATCCATCGGCGGCTTCGTTGTACAAGCCATTCTTATCCTCGTCGCCCCTGCCCTCTTCGCCGCATCGATTTACATGATCCTCGGCCGATTGATACGAACCATTGGCGGGTCTCACTTATCGCTTATACCCGTGCAATGGGTTACACGCATTTTTGTGACGGGCGATGTCATCGCGTTTGGTCTACAAGCTGGTGGTGGAGGCATTCAATCTGCTGGTACATTGGAGCTCTATGAGTTGGGcgaaaagattattattgcTGGTCTATTCGTCCAGATTGTCGTCTTTGGCTTCTTCGTTGTCACGTCGTTCCTTTTCCACTGGCGATTGACCAAGTGTCCTACCCCCGAATCTTTGCGAGGTGTCGTGCCGTGGAGGCGATACTTGTACGTTCTTTACGTATCGAGTTTCCTTATCCTCGTCCGAAGTATTTTTCGAGTGGTGGAATATCTACAGGGTAACAAGGGATATCTCATTTCACATGAGGTCTACTTGTACGTGTTTGATGCTATTCTGATGGCTCTTGTCATGGCTATTCTTGTGGTCTGGTATGTCGAGTCTTTGCAGATGAATATCAAGACATCGGATGCCGAGAACGTGGAATTGTCGGCCTATGAGACTTTTGAACTCAGCGACGACCGTCAGCGACGGAAATAG
- a CDS encoding hypothetical protein (TransMembrane:4 (i9-26o32-52i410-429o435-453i)): MYIRNPSKTIFSLEFLLTLPISVTYLNPSTLIWIKTWFFAVAVKVHAIINLVSDLSHQAPSAYARDLEARLESQNSPPEFQPFSTELIDTGRSERLPPPHIVDELTTIYFTKLQSDSFMIHGERYTASLYRPTHMQPPMCLQYAILAAGASASQTYGHMAEAFYVRSRQYIQADEMKSDSEQVSLAHCQAWVLIGHFEAQHLWFSRASMSTARAIRLAHILGLHRLDGKNTAGLTLPPASDFTEEEERRKTFWVVFTTDRITSSTGGWPTMMDWRSIQTRLPTSLDAFLSSTPVPTITLKQALGQGMFELSTSACRVVAVHLFNECFNFSRASEEDEDNNDWTQLQKLDEAVTNAFATLPPELRCPENMDNPAAVLINLQLHTAMICIHRAVTTRSQMDMSLLPHINSRVMESALQIMMTVALVADLSIRFRNPLVSFATFVAASFFLTNFTTTGNRQSEDNFTALMSVMTEVGKTNMFAASLAVRLAHNMRACTVDQGTVGKAGMLMADLDLDAPIPGQEDAENGIVVLCPIVPKPGPISLDDGLFW, from the exons ATGTACATAAGAAATCCTTCGAA GACAATATTCTCTCTTGAGTTCCTCCTCACATTGCCCATCTCTGTGACTTATCTAAATCCATCAACTCTCATATGGATTAAGACCTGGTTCTTTGCAGTTGCCGTCAAAGTCCACGCTATTATCAACCTCGTCTCGGACTTGTCTCACCAAGCACCAT CCGCATACGCAA GGGATTTGGAGGCCAGACTTGAATCACAGAATAGTCCACCCGAGTTTCAACCCTTCAGCACGGAACTCATTGACACGGGTCGATCTGAGAGGTTACCGCCTCCTCATATTGTTGATGAGTT AACAACTATTTACTTTACCAAACTCCAGTCCGACTCATTCATGATTCATGGTGAGAGATATACCGCTTCTCTGTACAGACCGACACATATGCAGCCACCAATGTGTCTACAATATGCAATCTTGGCCGCTGGGGCAAGTGCATCGCAGACATACGGACACATGGCCGAGGCCTTTTATGTACGATCACGACAGTACATCCAAGCAGACGAGATGAAG AGTGATAGTGAGCAGGTTTCTCTAGCCCACTGTCAAGCTTGGGTTCTCattggtcattttgaagcaCAGCATCTATGGTTCTCAAGAGCATCAATGAGTACCGCCAGGGCTATTCGATTGGCGCATATACTCGGCCTACACCGTCTAGACGGTAAGAATACCGCTGGTCTGACCTTACCTCCCGCGTCGGACTTtaccgaagaggaagaacgGAGAAAAACATTCTGGGTTGTCTTTACAACTGACCGTATCACGAGTAGTACTGGTGGTTGGCCCACCATGATGGACTGGCGAAGC ATACAAACACGGTTACCAACATCACTAGATGCTTTCTTATCCAGTACTCCAGTACCTACCATAACTCTTAAGCAAGCTCTTGGTCAAGGCATGTTTGAGCTTTCCACCAGTGCATGCAGAGTGGTCGCAGTTCACTTATTCAACGAATGCTTCAACTTTTCGCGGGCAAGTGAGGAGGACGAAGACAACAATGACTGGACCCAACTTCAGAAACTAGACGAAGCGGTGACTAACGCTTTCGCAACTCTACCTCCGGAACTACGATGTCCTGAGAACATGGATAATCCCGCGGCTGTTCTTATCAACCTGCAGTTACACACAGCGATGATTTGTATCCATCGTGCAGTGACGACTCGTTCACAGATGGATATGTCTCTTTTACCACATATCAATTCCCGTGTGATGGAGTCTGCGCTTCAAATTATGATGACTGTCGCGCTGGTCGCGGATCTGAGCATCAGGTTCCGGAATCCTCTAGTGTCATTCGCAACTTTCGTCGCCGCTTCCTTCTTCCTAACGAACTTTACGACAACGGGAAATCGCCAGAGCGAAGATAACTTCACGGCGCTCATGAGTGTCATGACCGAGGTTGGCAAAACCAACATGTTTGCGGCTTCACTTGCTGTTCGGCTTGCGCACAACATGAGAGCTTGTACTGTAGATCAGGGCACGGTTGGAAAG GCTGGGATGTTAATGGCTGATCTGGATCTCGATGCGCCGATTCCTGGTCAAGAAGATGCAGAGAATGGGATCGTGGTGCTTTGTCCAATTGTACCTAAACCGGGACCGATTAGCTTGGATGATGGTTTGTTTTGGTAG
- a CDS encoding hypothetical protein (SECRETED:SignalP(1-16)~MEROPS:MER0003908), which produces MRSFLLALLPLALATAVPSSKKVDYNGFKSLRVTLPKGADAAAINKLAATILNPGAGEELDIVVAPENVDKVTKLASDTTVLVEDVGAVLAEEETSTVYAVPSESWFTAYHPYADHLQFLTDLQTSYPSRSEVFTLGNSFQGRALTGIHIWGSGGKGSKPAVVFHGTVHAREWIATMTAEYMAYQLLTKYSTDSAVKALVDKYDFYITPVVNPDGFVYTQTTNRLWRKNRQTVSGSTCVGRDVNRNWPFKWELTGGASTNPCDETFKGRAAGDAPENKAIVGQIDSLAAGRGISFYVDFHSYGQYILWPYGYDCSVVAPEETQLSSVAARINSGIRGQSGLSYTAGNSCRALYATTGDSIDYVQGKAKAKYSYTIELRDKGSYGFSLPASQIQPTVRETWAGVVAGLQAI; this is translated from the exons ATGCGGTCTTTTCTTCTCGCTCTCCTCCCTCTAGCTTTGGCCACGGCTGTTCCTAGCTCCAAAAAGGTTGACTACAATGGCTTCAAGAGTCTTCGTGTCACCCTTCCCAAGGGCGCTGATGCTGCGGCCATCAACAAGCTCGCTGCCACCATCTTGAACCCTGGTGCTGGTGAGGAGCTCGACATTGTCGTTGCTCCCGAGAACGTTGACAAGGTCACCAAGCTTGCCTCTGACACGACTGTTTTGGTCGAGGATGTTGGTGCTGTCCTTGCCGAGGAGGAGACTTCTACTGTCTATGCTG TTCCCAGCGAGTCGTGGTTCACCGCCTACCACCCCTACGCTGATCATCTTCAGTTCCTCACCGACCTGCAGACCTCTTACCCCAGTCGCTCTGAGGTTTTCACCCTTGGAAACTCTTTCCAGGGTCGGGCTCTGACTGGTATCCACATCTGGGGAAGTGGAGGCAAGGGTTCCAAGCCTGCCGTCGTCTTCCACGGCACTGTCCACGCTCGCGAGTGGATCGCCACCATG ACTGCCGAGTACATGGCCTACCAGCTGTTGACCAAGTACAGCACCGACTCTGCTGTCAAGGCTCTCGTCGACAAGTACGACTTTTACATCACCCCCGTTGTCAACCCTGATG GCTTCGTCTACACCCAGACCACCAACCGTCTCTGGCGCAAGAACCGACAGACTGTCTCTGGAAGCACCTGTGTTGGCCGTGATGTCAACCGCAACTGGCCTTTCAAGTGGGAGTTGACTGGTGGTGCCTCTACCAACCCTTGTGACGAGACCTTCAAGGGCCGTGCTGCTGGTGACGCCCCTGAGAACAAGGCTATCGTTGGCCAGATCGACTCTTTGGCTGCTGGCCGTGGTATCTCTTTCTACGTTGACTTTCACTCCTACGGACAGTACATCCTCTGGC CCTACGGCTACGATTGCAGCGTCGTTGCTCCTGAAGAGACTCAACTCTCATCCGTTGCCGCCCGCATCAACAGCGGTATCCGTGGCCAGTCCGGTCTTTCTTACACTGCTGGTAACTCTTGCCGTGCTCTGTATGCCACCACTGGTGACAGCATCGACTACGTCCAGGGtaaggccaaggccaagtaCTCTTACACCATTGAGCTCCGAGACAAGGGTAGCTACGGCTTCAGCTTGCCCGCTAGCCAGATTCAGCCTACTGTTCGCGAGACTTGGGctggtgttgttgctggtcTCCAGGCTATCTAA